attttttctttttaatcttctaTAGTTTTCATGGTAGACGTCTTTCACTTTCATGTTTAGATTCGATCCCATTTTCTTTTAGGCTATTATatatgggattgttttcctgatttctttctcagcagattcattgttggtaagtaggaaagctattgattgtTGTATGtggattttataacctgccatttgccaaatttatttattagctctagcaatCTTTTGATGGAGTCTTTTTTAATCTTCTAGATAAAAGATTATATCACCTGTAagcagtgataatttgacttcttccagtcacatttttgttcattttatttccttctcttgccaaattgctctggctagtgctATATTGGATTGAAGTGGTAAGAATGGACATTCATCTTCTGTcccaaattttaaagtaaatgcttTTGGCTTTTCCCCATCTACTGTGAGGTTGGCTTTGGGTTATTCATGTATAACCTTTATGATATGGAGGTACATTCTTTCTAtctctagtttcttcagtgtttttatctctaattttatcataggtgctgaattttgttgaaggccttctctgtatctattgagatgactacATGATTTTTGTCCTCAATTCTAttcatgtgatgaattacatttattgatttctgtatatttagCCATCCTTGCATTTCTGGAATAAAACCCACTTGATTTGGGGTTTAATATGTTCTTAACATGTTGTTGAACAtgatttgctgatattttattgagtatttttgcatctagttTCATGAGGGATATCGGTTTGTAGTTTACTTTCCTTGACATGTCTTTCTTTAGTTTTGGTATGAGTGTggtactggcttcatagaatgagtttggaagtgttctgtccctttctatttcatggaatgattTGAAGAGTACtagcattagttcttctttaaaggttggGTAGGATTCAATTGAGAATCAGTCTAATCCTGGGCTTTTATTTGTGGGAAGGTTTTTCATTACTGTTTGTATCTCATTgctagttattggtctgtttagattttctatgtcCTTGATTTAGTTTTGGCAGATAATAGGTGTCTAGAAATGCATGCATTTCTTCtgggttttccaatttattggagtataaccTTTCAAAATAGTCCTTAATGATCTACTGGATTTCTGTgatgatttctccttttttatctctaattttattaacgTAGGTTTATctatcttgtttatcttttcaaagaatcaactttttttcATTGatcccatggattttttttttttaatctcaatttcACTGACttcagctctgatcttaattatttctcttttttttccccaatggtttgttctcatttttaagggcattaatgtgtttttttattgggaaattttctgattttcttatataGGCACTCACAGTtaaaaactttcctcttagaacttcctTTACGGTGTTCAAGAGGCTTtggaatattatattttcatttgagtGTAAGAAGTTTTTTGgtttctcccttgattttttcctgtcacccattcatcattcaaaagtgtattgtttaatctccaaTTGTTCATGTAGTTTCTGTTttgttgatttataatttcatttcattatgatctgataggaaaCAAGGAATTATACCCCTTTTTGATATTTGTTCCGAGTTTCTCTGTGGACtgaaatatggtctattttggagaatgttccatgtgctgcAGACAAGAAAGTGTTCTCAGATCTTGTTGGATAGAATGTTCTACAGATGTCTGTTAAGTTCCTTTGATAGAATATTTTTTCAGGTCCAAAGAGTCTCTACTAGGTTTATGTCTGAATAACCTATCTAACGGTGAGAGAGTTGTGTTGAAATCACCTCGAATTATTGTACTGGTGTCTATCTGAGGCTTCAATTTGAGTTGGGTCTTATTTATGTAATTACTTGTGACCATGTTTGGgctataaatttattattattattattattattattattattattattattatatttttcttagattGTTCTCTCTACCAGTATGAAGtagccttctttgtctcttctgattagttTTGGTTTGAAGTCTGCCTCATTGGACAAAATTCTTGTACATTAAAAATAACCAGATTAATCCCCACAGACAGACGACCTGCTTATTTCCTAGGAAAATAGGATCAGAAGCAGTAAATATTCTCATGGGGGTAAACTTCAGAGgcctttattttgtataattatctCTAGACTGCCACATATTCACCTCTGAAATCCCAACGTGAGTCAAAATTAcctattttagaaagaaaactttaCATAAGTGCTTCATTGGACATTTATTCACCAGAATGACAATCATTGTGAGCACATTCAGGCCTTCTTCTGACCTGAGGATTTGGTAGAGTGAGCTTTCAGCCATGGTCAGGGAgatactcaaagataaaaatcatgatGATATACTTTAAAATAGCAAACTTCTACAGGAGATTTTTTAGGCCTCCTTTAGTCTCATTTAAGACACAATTCTGTGATTATGGGAGAAACATTACCTTatcacatttaatatacaaatgaGGAGGAGACAAATGACTGtttcaatgaaatagaaatagcTAATGTTAGATTTAGAAGTTGATTCATAATAttgttcttttctccattttcccaTGTTTTAGAGAACTTGGAACATTTTGACTGCCACCTGAGACAGAAGTCCGCTAATACCACTGTGCCATAATCCATGGCTGATTTTGTGATTGGattgattcttatttttcctccaGAAAACTGGTAAGCTCTGTATTCCATAGATAATTTGGTAAGATGTGTAATGCACGTAAAGGCTGTGGGGAAGACATACATACCATGACTTATCTTAAAAGAGAGATAGAGGTttcattatgtttaaaaaatatgtgtaagAGCACAGCATAAATACAAAACTCCAAAGAAGAGGGAGTTTAGAATTTCTCATGGCAAATTATCTTATAtcttaaaaaatatgaacaaaaatataagaCACATGATGCTCTGATTGATTCAGTTATACTTTCTTCTCATATTATCTTCTCATTATAggtaacaaataaacaaatgctcAGAAGAGTCAAATGGTCCTGTTTTAAGCTACAAAATGGTCCTAAATAAATTGCCAATGTCTGAACTGTGTTGTAACTCCCCCTATAATCCCATGATTACTACTGCTAGCACCTTTACCCATGTGGAGCATAGACTTTTGGTTGGGTTGAAGGAGCAAAAAAACTCTTGAATGTATCTCCTACTAACAGTGTAAATTTAGTTATTACATAACTTctccaattttaaattttctaacaatgaaataagaataataattccACCTGCCCCCCCCAACACATTTATATGTAAAGTCCTTTCCACAGGTTGTAGAACAGAGTGTATGTTAAAGGTGGACCTGGGTATTAAAAGTCTGCAGTAAATGTGTTCAGGGGTTGACTTGTAAAGTGCAGTTGCCAGAGACTTTGGAGTTTAAGGGTAGGGAATAGTGGTTAGTATTGGGTGAATATCTTTTATAAACTACAGCtccaataaaaaaaacttaaaatactgTTACTACATGAGAACAGATTTAAATAAAGCCCTTTAGAATGTTGGACTTGCCACCCAAACAGATCAGAGAGCCCATAAAACGGGAATCTTCCAGTGCTTCTCTCTGTGGTTTGGCTATGGCATGACAGTAAGGAAAGAGcaagtttaagaaaaatgaatccttttcccaaactgaaatgtgaattttaaggaagaaatttttaaaagaaatggttCACATGGAACTGCAAGAGCAGTAATCACACACTTGGAGTAAGGACTGGCTGAGAAATTCAGAGAACACAGAAAACCTCATAGCCccaagaggaagaaaaggcaaGTTGAAGAGAGAAGCTTCAAGACTTTCAACTCATCCACGACTGAAACCCTGCACTCAGCACATACCTTGACCCAAACTTATTTAATCCTTATGATGATATCTGAAAGTAGATCTCATGACTGgcttcattttgcagatggaaaTAGGATTTTCATGGAGTTAAGTTAGGACCAAGGATGGTAAGATTGATATGTGTCTCTTCCAAGAACCTAAGCTCCACATCTACTCAATCTGGTGATGAGCTTCTCAGAATTGCTGTGCAGCTGGGACATGCTCCCATTTATCCCACCACTTCTATGCATGGGGATGTGCTATGATGATTCAGGAATTAGACTGATCTACACTTTTAACCACATGATTGTCAATATGTGTTCATGAGTTATTGGTAACAACCATGATATTGTGGGAAAAATTTAAATGCAGTTCAACGCTTGTTAATTCGTTTAGATTCTTTTTGGTTGAACTGGTCATTTCACTCATGGTTGGTTGTCATCTTGATTGTTTCTCCTCTAAGGAGAGTCAAATATAGTGACAAAGATGTAATGATCACCTACTGAATCACTCAGTTCACTATGAAACCTGAGACACTGAACAAAGAAGCCAAGGAGCAAttgtaaatgtattaaatataacTTGATTCAAATTCAGTTTAGAGCATTAGACTTAGAAACCAGTAAACATTAGTTAAATGTTGGCATGGGCCAAGGTAGAGACTGACTTACAATGCCTGTCTAAATATGAGTGAATTTCTAAACCTCTTGTTCTTAATTTGCGTGAGTGTAGCAAATTCCTAACATTGTTGAGAGGAGATAGAGAATGCACATCTAAATTGTCCATGTCAGGTCTTGACAGTTGAGGAACATGTAGGCTTTTCAGTATTTCTTGGCTCAGGGGACATGAATGGGCTGATAGATTCATCCATATGAGTCATTTGTTCAAGTTATTAAATCGAGTACATCTTAGaaacaatttacaaaattttaaattggacAGATGATTCATAAAAATTCTTCACATTCATAACATTTAATTCCATGTGTAATTAATGATTTAAATTTGTCTTTCAATCCCATGCTTTTTCTGAAGAAACTCAAAAGTAGAAGTAGTGGGACAAAGAAATAATATATCTTCAACTTTTACTTTCCAACTTCATtaattttgttgtaattttgttcaCTTTTTGTCATGGCTATAGAACAACATTGTTGTTTGAGATTCTCAAACAACAATGATGAAAACAGGACAGAAGTGTACATGCTTAAAGCACTAAATTTGATTTTCAAGCCCATTTTTATCCGCCCTGGAGAATCTCAATGTACACAGTTGTAGCCACAGTGAAAAAAATATCTTGCACTTAAACTTTTTCATTTAGTtgaattcctttattattttgtttttcatattttcctcatGGCTGTAGAAGATCTAGTGATTCTCAGATAACCTTGATGGAGAACAGGACAGAAGTGACACACTTCATCCTACTGGGACTGACCAGGGACCCAGGTCTGCAGCTCCCCCTCTTTGTGACCTTCCTCCTCATCTACACCATCACTCTGGCTGGGAACCTGGGGATGATCCTGCTGATTCTCCTGGACTCCCGTCtccacactcccatgtactttttcctggGTAACCTGTCCCTGGTGGACATTTGCTACTCTTCGGCTGTCACTCCCACAGTCATGGGTGGGCTTCTTCCTGGAGATGAAGTCATCTCCTACAATGCTTGTGCTGCTCAGATGTTCTTTTTTTCAGGTTTTGTTACTGTGGAAAATTACCTCTTATCCTCCATGGCCTATGATCGCTATGCAGCCGTGTGCAAGCCCCTGCACTACACCACCACCATGAcaacacatgtgtgtgtgtgtctagtgTTAGGTTGCTATGTCTGTGGATTTTTGAGTGCCTCCATTTATATTGGGGACACATTCAGTCTTTCCTTCTGTATCTTCAATGTGGTCCATCATTTCTTCTGTGACATTCCAGCAGTCATGGCTCTCTCTTGTTATGGTAGACAAGTGAATGAGCTGGTTCTTGTCTTTGTAGCCAGTTTTGTTATCTTTTTTGGTCTGATTGTTATCTTAATATCCTACATATTCATTTTCATCACCATCCTAAAGATGCGCTCAGGTGCAGGACACCGGAAGGCTATGTCCACCTGTGCCTCCcacttcaccgcagtctccattttGTACAGCACTGTTATCTTCATGTACTTACAGCCCAGCTCCAGTCATTCTATGGACAGTGACAAAattgtttctgtgttttataCTATGATCATCCCCATGCTCAACCCTGTGGTCTACAGTCTGAGGAATAAGGAAGTCAAGAGCGCATTCTCAAAGATTGTTTTGAAGGCAAAATAATCTCTTGGATTTTGATTAATACATTCTGGGATGGGATGCACATTTTCTGGATTTATTCCTCTCAGAACTTTGCCAAGTAAAGTGTCACATTTTAAATGCCACACtaaattcaaatttcttaagtgataattttacttctgcagactgtctagaaaaaaaaaagaaacattatatcCAGAATCATAATATCTGAATGAGAATATTTATGATAAATTGGGATCTGCTTGTTAAACCCCTTATTAAAATGTTTGATATATCCAATCGTTTttcatgcaattaaaaaaaaccacttatcaatgcaaatatatgtataatgaatgcataaagaagtCCACAAACAAGCAAATTGCATGCAGTTGTCCAATGAGGACATCTACACCTGGTTGTGAAAAATTTTGTTTGCAGttaattttgttgttaatttttctatattaagAGATACCCAGATAGCCAGCAAtagttttctttgtgtgtctgtGAGGATACTTATAACATGTGTGGGGGAAATAcaaagagacacagagaaaagatgcagaggcaggaaagatggctgCTCATCCaagtttatttataccaataggttacatttgGTCATTAGTCATGACTACATTATTGTTTATTATATCAGTAAGATTGCATATTCCACAATTACATTCTTCAGTTACAATATGAAATGTTAGGAGCTTTATGcattctcaagaaagtccattgtttaaagttactgttaaatGGACAGGTTCAGGTAcagcagagcttggtgaaacatgGTTTTCTAACAAGAGAGTTTcttcattcccaggagctgtgtgtctgtgatcaaggtcaaggctgatCAGACTgtagcacagagcctcctcatgaaGGGAATTGCTACAGCAATCAGGCATTccgtgtctttgcacagaagctTCCCCAGCCACCAAGCATGCCAGTCATGAAGCCATCAGAGACCCAATCGCAAACACAGAACCCCTTACAAAAATGACTACTGTTTGAGTGATAGCTTAGGAAAGAAGGTGTGCCTTCGTCATTGTGTGTGACCATCATCTAGTCATTGAGGGTTTGCATGTAGAACAAAAATAGGGAAAGAGCCAATTGTTTCCACTCTCTCCCTTAGGTGGTTCACCCAGGCTTTCTTACTCTTGGACCTCAGAGTCTCAGGACCTCATTGTACAAG
This portion of the Ictidomys tridecemlineatus isolate mIctTri1 chromosome 4, mIctTri1.hap1, whole genome shotgun sequence genome encodes:
- the LOC101970667 gene encoding olfactory receptor 5B3; translated protein: MENRTEVTHFILLGLTRDPGLQLPLFVTFLLIYTITLAGNLGMILLILLDSRLHTPMYFFLGNLSLVDICYSSAVTPTVMGGLLPGDEVISYNACAAQMFFFSGFVTVENYLLSSMAYDRYAAVCKPLHYTTTMTTHVCVCLVLGCYVCGFLSASIYIGDTFSLSFCIFNVVHHFFCDIPAVMALSCYGRQVNELVLVFVASFVIFFGLIVILISYIFIFITILKMRSGAGHRKAMSTCASHFTAVSILYSTVIFMYLQPSSSHSMDSDKIVSVFYTMIIPMLNPVVYSLRNKEVKSAFSKIVLKAK